One part of the Equus caballus isolate H_3958 breed thoroughbred chromosome 30, TB-T2T, whole genome shotgun sequence genome encodes these proteins:
- the GLRX2 gene encoding glutaredoxin 2 isoform X2 encodes MGNITSSSLGNSATAPVNQIQETISDNCVVIFSKTSCSYCTMAKKLFHDINVNYKVVELDMLEYGSQFQDALYKMTGDRTVPRIFVNGTFIGGATDTHRLHKEGKLLPLVQQCYLKKSEREDFS; translated from the exons ATGGGGAACATCACGTCATCATCTTTGGGGAATTCAGCAACAGCTCCTGTGAATCAGATCCAA GAAACGATTTCTGACAATTGTGTGGTGATTTTCTCAAAAACCTCTTGTTCTTACTGTACAATGGCAAAAAAACTTTTCCATGACATAAATGTTAATTACAAAGTGGTGGAGTTGGACATGCTTGAATACGGAAGCCAGTTTCAAGACGCTCTTTACAAGATGACTGGTGACAGAACC GTGCCAAGAATATTTGTCAATGGAACTTTTATCGGAGGTGCAACGGACACTCATAGGCTccacaaagaagggaaattacTTCCACTAGTGCAGCagtgttacttaaaaaaaagtgagagagaagacTTTTCGTGA
- the GLRX2 gene encoding glutaredoxin 2 isoform X1, whose protein sequence is MSWLRAARTGTRLVWTRSWSGAAASGMGNITSSSLGNSATAPVNQIQETISDNCVVIFSKTSCSYCTMAKKLFHDINVNYKVVELDMLEYGSQFQDALYKMTGDRTVPRIFVNGTFIGGATDTHRLHKEGKLLPLVQQCYLKKSEREDFS, encoded by the exons ATGTCCTGGCTCCGCGCGGCGCGGACGGGGACGCGGCTCGTCTGGACCAGGAGCTGGAGCGGCGCGGCGGCCTCGGG GATGGGGAACATCACGTCATCATCTTTGGGGAATTCAGCAACAGCTCCTGTGAATCAGATCCAA GAAACGATTTCTGACAATTGTGTGGTGATTTTCTCAAAAACCTCTTGTTCTTACTGTACAATGGCAAAAAAACTTTTCCATGACATAAATGTTAATTACAAAGTGGTGGAGTTGGACATGCTTGAATACGGAAGCCAGTTTCAAGACGCTCTTTACAAGATGACTGGTGACAGAACC GTGCCAAGAATATTTGTCAATGGAACTTTTATCGGAGGTGCAACGGACACTCATAGGCTccacaaagaagggaaattacTTCCACTAGTGCAGCagtgttacttaaaaaaaagtgagagagaagacTTTTCGTGA